The following are from one region of the Cetobacterium somerae genome:
- a CDS encoding chromate transporter: MLELFLTFFKIGMFTFGGGYAMIPLIEREMIYGKKWIDKDELLEIISISQMTPGPIAINAATFIGKKRMGVLGSIAATLGVVGPSLLVIIIISAFFAKSFLNPVMQKLFIGLRAGIAALILSSVIKLSKNTLVDKLSYSIFFISLLSLVLFNVSPIFLILFFGIGCIIFFTIKGDR, translated from the coding sequence ATGTTAGAACTTTTTCTTACTTTTTTTAAGATTGGAATGTTTACCTTCGGAGGTGGATACGCCATGATTCCACTTATAGAGAGAGAAATGATTTATGGAAAAAAATGGATTGATAAAGATGAGCTTCTTGAAATAATCTCTATTTCACAAATGACACCTGGTCCTATTGCTATTAATGCAGCTACTTTTATTGGAAAAAAACGTATGGGTGTTTTAGGTTCTATTGCTGCTACTTTAGGAGTTGTTGGTCCTTCTCTTTTAGTTATTATTATAATTTCTGCATTTTTTGCCAAAAGTTTTCTAAATCCTGTAATGCAAAAACTATTTATTGGTCTAAGAGCAGGAATTGCTGCACTTATTTTATCTTCTGTTATTAAACTTTCTAAAAATACTTTAGTTGATAAATTAAGTTATTCTATATTTTTTATATCTCTGTTAAGTTTAGTTCTGTTTAATGTATCACCTATATTCTTAATTCTATTTTTTGGAATTGGTTGCATTATATTTTTCACTATTAAGGGGGACAGATGA
- the dapF gene encoding diaminopimelate epimerase, with translation MKFNKMQGAGNDFLLFDGVKNKYENYSKIAKKLCDRRYGVGGDGIMIAEESQKADIKMVYYNSDGSKGEMCGNGIRCFSKFIYEEEIVKKSEITIETGDGIKTAYLTIDDKNKVQSIMISMGKARLNSKEIPVLIEKNKVINEKISIDGEDIIFSAVLIGVPHAVIIREDLESVDVNTLGAKIEKDKLFPKNINVNFIQILDKCRIKIKTWERGAGRTLACGTGSCSGVYISNLLGLVEDEVVVETEGGVLKIKLQGDEVFMIGTAETTFKGEIIWE, from the coding sequence TTGAAATTCAATAAAATGCAAGGAGCTGGTAATGATTTTTTACTTTTTGATGGAGTAAAAAATAAATATGAAAATTATTCGAAGATAGCCAAAAAACTTTGTGATAGACGTTATGGAGTTGGAGGAGATGGTATAATGATTGCGGAGGAGAGTCAAAAAGCTGATATAAAAATGGTTTATTATAATTCAGATGGTTCAAAAGGTGAGATGTGTGGAAATGGAATTAGATGTTTCTCAAAATTTATTTATGAAGAGGAAATCGTAAAAAAAAGCGAAATAACAATAGAGACAGGCGATGGAATAAAAACAGCTTATTTAACTATAGATGATAAAAATAAAGTGCAATCAATAATGATATCTATGGGTAAAGCAAGATTAAATTCTAAAGAGATTCCAGTATTAATAGAAAAAAATAAAGTTATAAATGAAAAAATAAGTATTGATGGTGAAGATATAATTTTTTCAGCTGTATTAATTGGAGTTCCACATGCGGTAATAATAAGAGAGGATTTGGAGAGTGTTGATGTAAATACTCTGGGAGCAAAGATTGAAAAAGATAAATTATTTCCTAAAAATATAAATGTAAATTTTATTCAAATTTTAGATAAGTGTAGAATAAAAATAAAGACATGGGAAAGAGGAGCTGGAAGAACACTAGCTTGTGGAACAGGATCATGTTCAGGAGTTTATATTTCTAATTTATTAGGATTAGTTGAGGATGAAGTAGTTGTAGAAACAGAGGGCGGAGTATTAAAAATTAAATTACAAGGGGATGAAGTATTTATGATAGGAACAGCAGAAACCACATTTAAAGGAGAGATAATATGGGAATAG
- a CDS encoding hemolysin family protein: MGIAEKLMFILFLILISAFFSMAEISLAGARKIKLQLLVDEGNENAKKVINLQSNPGNFFTTVQIGLNIVAILAGIIGDGILSPIINKYIGNPTIAFLISFIFVTGCFIEFADLIPKRLAMVYPEKIALTLVNPMTLTIKILTPIVFIFSGVANLVFKVFNTPNSRDELITHDDIFALVDAGAEAGVVHTKEHHLIENVFELEQRWVSSAMTTRDEIVYFTLEETEESIKQKIAEYPHSKFLVCESDIDSIYGYVGSKDILPRILKGESSGLQNIKEITNRNILIIPNTLTLSEMLDRFNEAREDFAVILNEYAHVVGVITLNDVVSTLMGDVVYPMQEEYIIKRGDGSWLIDGVTATEDVKKVLEIEAFPEEDSYETIAGFMMYMLKSIPKKGAHIEFDGYSFEVVDVDNFKIDQLLVIKEEKKSEDDLENNENE; the protein is encoded by the coding sequence ATGGGAATAGCAGAAAAATTAATGTTTATTCTTTTTTTAATTTTGATAAGTGCATTCTTCTCTATGGCAGAGATATCTTTGGCAGGAGCAAGAAAAATTAAATTACAGTTATTAGTAGATGAAGGTAATGAAAATGCAAAAAAAGTTATTAATCTTCAAAGTAATCCAGGTAACTTTTTTACAACTGTACAAATAGGATTAAATATAGTAGCTATATTAGCTGGTATAATTGGAGATGGAATATTATCACCAATAATAAATAAATATATAGGAAATCCAACAATAGCATTTTTGATATCATTTATATTTGTAACAGGATGCTTTATTGAGTTTGCAGATTTAATACCAAAAAGATTAGCAATGGTTTATCCAGAAAAAATAGCGCTTACTTTAGTAAATCCAATGACTTTAACAATAAAGATTTTAACACCGATTGTATTTATATTTAGTGGTGTGGCTAATTTAGTTTTTAAAGTGTTTAATACACCAAACTCAAGAGATGAATTAATAACTCATGATGATATTTTTGCATTGGTAGATGCAGGAGCAGAAGCAGGAGTAGTACATACAAAAGAGCATCATCTAATTGAAAATGTGTTTGAACTTGAGCAAAGATGGGTATCATCAGCAATGACAACAAGAGATGAAATAGTATATTTTACTTTAGAAGAAACAGAAGAAAGCATAAAACAAAAAATAGCAGAGTATCCACATTCTAAATTCTTGGTTTGTGAGAGTGATATAGATTCTATATATGGATATGTTGGTTCAAAAGATATTTTACCTAGAATTTTAAAAGGAGAATCTAGTGGACTTCAAAATATAAAAGAGATAACAAATAGAAATATTTTAATTATTCCTAATACACTTACTCTTTCAGAGATGCTAGATAGATTTAATGAAGCTAGAGAAGACTTTGCCGTAATATTAAATGAGTATGCTCATGTTGTAGGAGTTATAACTTTAAATGATGTTGTTTCAACTTTAATGGGGGACGTAGTTTACCCAATGCAAGAGGAGTATATAATAAAAAGAGGAGATGGCTCTTGGCTAATAGATGGAGTTACAGCTACTGAGGATGTAAAAAAAGTTCTAGAAATAGAAGCGTTTCCAGAAGAGGATAGCTATGAAACAATAGCTGGCTTTATGATGTATATGTTGAAAAGTATACCTAAAAAAGGTGCTCACATAGAGTTTGATGGTTATAGTTTTGAAGTGGTAGATGTAGATAACTTTAAAATAGATCAACTTTTAGTTATAAAAGAGGAAAAGAAATCAGAGGATGATTTAGAAAATAATGAGAATGAATAA
- a CDS encoding ClC family H(+)/Cl(-) exchange transporter, translated as MSRKREIKNHVELLQKGNRGLYGLSLLVGVITGVIVSIYRYGLGVAGNLREHYISREFLTNPSKLLLIWGIFIVIGLFVDYLSRKFPTTGGSGIPQVKALILRKLDYIFWIKELLVKFFGGLLGIGAGLSLGREGPSVQLGSYIGYGFTKIFKRNYTDEKYLVTAGSSAGLAGAFGAPLAGVVFSMEELHRFFSSKLIICTFLASICSNFVARRIFGMDPSFNLNVKYPTDVNPYFQFLFFIVFGIVIAFFGKLFTVSLVKTQDIFKDIKLPRSIKISSVMTLSFIICFIMPDITGGGHHLVEELPHLNQTILFLLLVFVVKLLFTTISYATGFQGGIFLPMLVLGAILGKIYALTLITTFNLHSDFVIHYMILGMAGFFVAVVRAPITGVILILEMTGSFDHLLAIATVSIVAYYITDILKLEPIYEILYDRMPKKKIEDDLEEDRHEHHEKTLICIPVSAESEFDEKLIRDVTWPKNTLVVAIRRGETEYIPKGSSKILAGDVLVLLLPEKQADKLNETLFKMGTSH; from the coding sequence ATGAGCAGAAAAAGAGAAATCAAAAATCATGTTGAACTTCTCCAAAAAGGAAATAGAGGTCTGTATGGTCTCTCTCTTCTTGTAGGTGTTATTACTGGAGTTATCGTATCTATCTATAGGTATGGTTTAGGAGTTGCCGGTAATCTCAGAGAACACTATATTAGTAGGGAATTTCTTACAAATCCCTCTAAACTTCTTTTAATATGGGGAATTTTTATCGTTATAGGTCTTTTTGTAGATTATTTATCTAGAAAATTTCCTACAACAGGTGGAAGTGGTATTCCACAAGTTAAAGCTTTAATTTTAAGAAAACTAGATTATATCTTTTGGATAAAAGAACTTTTAGTTAAATTCTTTGGTGGTTTGCTTGGTATTGGAGCTGGTTTATCTTTAGGTAGAGAAGGACCTTCAGTACAATTAGGATCGTATATTGGATATGGATTTACTAAAATTTTCAAAAGAAATTATACTGATGAAAAATATCTTGTAACAGCTGGTTCAAGTGCTGGTTTAGCTGGAGCCTTTGGCGCACCATTAGCTGGAGTTGTTTTTAGTATGGAAGAACTTCACCGTTTCTTTTCTTCTAAACTTATTATCTGTACATTCCTAGCTAGCATTTGTTCTAATTTCGTAGCTAGAAGAATATTTGGAATGGATCCATCTTTTAATTTAAATGTTAAATACCCTACAGATGTTAATCCTTATTTTCAATTTTTATTTTTTATAGTTTTTGGGATTGTTATTGCATTTTTTGGAAAACTTTTTACTGTTTCTTTGGTTAAAACACAAGATATTTTCAAAGATATCAAACTTCCAAGATCTATTAAAATATCATCTGTTATGACGTTATCATTTATTATATGTTTTATTATGCCAGATATAACTGGTGGTGGACATCATTTAGTTGAAGAGTTGCCTCACCTTAATCAAACAATACTATTTCTTTTATTAGTTTTTGTTGTTAAGCTATTGTTTACAACAATATCGTATGCAACTGGATTTCAAGGTGGTATATTTTTACCAATGCTTGTTTTAGGTGCTATTCTTGGAAAAATCTATGCACTAACGCTTATAACAACTTTTAATCTTCATAGTGATTTTGTTATTCACTATATGATTTTGGGAATGGCTGGATTTTTTGTTGCTGTTGTTAGAGCTCCTATAACCGGAGTTATTCTAATTTTAGAAATGACTGGTAGCTTTGATCATCTTTTAGCAATTGCAACAGTTTCTATTGTAGCATACTATATTACAGATATTCTAAAATTAGAACCTATTTATGAAATCTTATACGATAGAATGCCTAAGAAAAAAATTGAGGATGATTTAGAAGAAGATCGTCACGAGCATCACGAAAAAACTCTAATTTGCATTCCTGTTTCTGCAGAATCTGAATTTGATGAGAAATTAATAAGAGATGTTACTTGGCCTAAAAATACTCTTGTTGTTGCCATCAGAAGAGGAGAAACTGAATATATTCCTAAAGGGAGTAGTAAAATTCTTGCTGGTGATGTTTTAGTTCTTTTACTTCCAGAAAAACAAGCTGATAAATTAAACGAAACTCTATTCAAAATGGGAACATCTCACTAA
- a CDS encoding ABC-F family ATP-binding cassette domain-containing protein has protein sequence MIATSNLSMRFSGRKLFEDVNVKFTPGNCYGLIGANGAGKSTFVKILSGDLDPTEGEVIFDKNKRMAVLKQDHFAHEDESVINVVLMGHTKLWKIIEERNEIYAKTEFSDEDGMRAAELEGEFAELNGWEAETEAEMLLTGLGITADLHYKLMRELSEPDKVKVLLAQALFGNPDVLLLDEPTNGLDIQAIAWLEEFLMNLEDTTVIVVSHDRHFLNKVCTHIADIDYGKVKMYVGNYDFWYESNQLMQTLINNKNKKLDQKRQELQEFIARFSANASKSKQATSRKKQLEKLQLEDMQISNRKYPFVEFKPERDAGNNLLKVENLTKVIDGVKILDNVSFTINTNDKVVFISQNDIVKTTLFSILSGEMEADSGTYTWGVTTTQAYMPKDNSAFFENCDLDLIDWLRQYSPDQHDAFVRGFLGRMLFSGEEATKKAKVLSGGEKVRCMLSRMMLTNANVLIFDNPTDHLDLESITSLNKALTNFKGTILFGAHDHEFIQTVANRIIEITPSGIIDKLMEYDDYIADEELQAKIKDMYNV, from the coding sequence ATGATAGCAACTAGTAATCTAAGTATGAGATTTTCTGGTAGAAAGCTTTTCGAGGATGTAAACGTTAAATTTACTCCTGGAAACTGTTATGGACTTATTGGAGCTAACGGTGCTGGAAAATCAACATTTGTAAAAATACTTTCAGGGGATTTAGATCCTACTGAGGGAGAAGTAATCTTTGATAAAAATAAAAGAATGGCTGTTCTTAAACAGGATCACTTTGCTCATGAAGATGAGTCAGTTATAAACGTTGTTTTAATGGGACATACTAAGCTTTGGAAAATAATTGAAGAGAGAAATGAAATTTATGCTAAAACTGAATTTTCTGATGAAGATGGTATGAGAGCTGCTGAACTTGAAGGAGAGTTTGCTGAGTTAAATGGATGGGAAGCTGAAACTGAAGCTGAGATGCTTTTAACAGGTCTTGGAATAACAGCTGACTTACACTATAAATTAATGAGAGAGTTAAGCGAACCTGATAAAGTTAAAGTTTTACTAGCTCAAGCTTTATTTGGAAATCCTGATGTTCTATTACTTGACGAGCCTACAAACGGACTTGATATTCAAGCTATAGCTTGGCTTGAGGAGTTCTTAATGAATTTAGAAGATACTACTGTTATTGTTGTATCTCACGATAGACACTTCTTAAATAAAGTTTGTACTCACATAGCTGATATCGACTATGGAAAAGTTAAAATGTATGTTGGAAACTATGACTTCTGGTATGAGTCTAACCAATTAATGCAAACATTAATAAATAATAAGAATAAAAAATTAGATCAAAAGAGACAGGAACTTCAAGAGTTCATTGCTAGATTCAGTGCTAACGCATCTAAATCAAAGCAAGCAACATCTAGAAAGAAACAACTTGAGAAATTACAACTTGAAGATATGCAAATATCTAATAGAAAATATCCATTTGTTGAATTCAAACCTGAAAGAGACGCTGGAAACAATCTTCTTAAAGTTGAAAATCTTACAAAAGTTATCGATGGAGTTAAGATCTTAGATAACGTATCATTTACAATAAATACAAATGATAAAGTTGTATTCATTTCTCAAAATGATATTGTTAAAACAACTTTATTCTCTATATTATCTGGTGAAATGGAAGCAGATAGTGGAACTTATACATGGGGAGTTACAACTACTCAAGCATATATGCCTAAAGATAACTCTGCATTCTTTGAGAACTGCGATTTAGATTTAATTGATTGGTTAAGACAATATTCTCCTGATCAACACGATGCTTTTGTTAGAGGATTCTTAGGAAGAATGTTATTCTCTGGAGAAGAAGCTACTAAAAAAGCTAAAGTTCTTTCTGGAGGAGAAAAAGTTAGATGTATGTTATCAAGAATGATGCTTACTAATGCAAATGTTTTAATCTTTGATAACCCTACTGACCACTTAGACCTTGAGTCAATTACGTCTCTTAACAAGGCTTTAACTAATTTTAAAGGAACTATATTATTTGGAGCTCATGACCATGAGTTTATCCAAACTGTAGCTAACAGAATAATCGAAATAACTCCAAGTGGAATTATTGATAAGTTAATGGAATATGACGATTATATAGCTGATGAAGAGTTACAAGCTAAAATTAAAGACATGTACAATGTATAA
- a CDS encoding NAD(P)-dependent malic enzyme, translating to MSTVFEKSLKLHETHSGKIEVVSKVAVTNKEELSLAYSPGVAAPCLAIKENVENVYKYTSKGNMVAVVTDGSAVLGLGNIGPEAALPVMEGKAILFKQFADVDAFPICLDTQDTEEIIKAVKLIAPGFGGINLEDISAPRCVEIETRLKNELDIPVFHDDQHGTAIVVVAALINSFKLVNKSFESAKFVVSGAGAAGSSIIKLLIKMGAKDIVVNDIDGIINRDDKANYNFLKSEIADITNPENIKGGLKEAVIGRDVFIGVSAANILSVDMVKTMNKDAIVFAMANPNPEIMPEDAIAGGAKIVGTGRSDYPNQVNNVLAFPGIFRGALDAKAKKITEEMKIAAAVGIAKLIQDDEITPEYVIPNAFDPRVATVVAEEVKRIAKEQNITR from the coding sequence ATGTCTACAGTTTTTGAAAAATCTTTAAAGCTACACGAGACTCATTCAGGAAAAATTGAAGTTGTGTCAAAAGTTGCTGTTACAAATAAAGAGGAACTAAGTTTAGCTTATTCTCCTGGAGTTGCTGCTCCTTGTTTAGCAATAAAAGAAAATGTTGAAAATGTATATAAATATACATCTAAAGGAAATATGGTTGCTGTTGTTACTGACGGTTCTGCTGTACTAGGTTTAGGAAACATTGGTCCTGAAGCTGCTCTCCCTGTTATGGAAGGAAAAGCTATTCTTTTTAAACAATTTGCAGATGTTGATGCTTTTCCTATCTGCTTAGATACACAAGATACTGAAGAGATTATTAAAGCTGTTAAATTAATCGCACCTGGATTTGGGGGTATAAATTTAGAAGATATTTCTGCTCCTAGATGTGTCGAAATTGAAACAAGATTAAAAAATGAACTTGATATTCCTGTTTTCCATGATGATCAACATGGAACAGCTATTGTTGTTGTAGCTGCTCTTATCAATTCATTTAAATTAGTTAATAAATCTTTTGAATCTGCTAAATTTGTTGTTAGTGGAGCAGGTGCTGCTGGTAGTTCAATTATCAAACTTCTTATTAAAATGGGTGCAAAAGATATTGTTGTTAATGATATTGATGGTATTATAAACAGAGACGATAAAGCTAACTACAATTTCTTAAAATCAGAAATAGCTGATATTACAAATCCTGAAAATATTAAAGGTGGACTTAAAGAAGCTGTTATTGGAAGAGATGTTTTTATAGGAGTTTCTGCTGCTAATATTTTATCAGTTGATATGGTTAAAACTATGAATAAGGATGCTATTGTTTTTGCTATGGCTAACCCTAATCCTGAAATTATGCCTGAAGACGCTATTGCAGGAGGCGCAAAAATTGTAGGTACTGGTAGATCGGACTACCCTAATCAAGTTAATAATGTTTTAGCTTTCCCAGGAATTTTCAGAGGAGCTCTTGATGCTAAAGCTAAAAAAATAACTGAAGAGATGAAAATTGCTGCAGCCGTTGGAATTGCTAAATTAATTCAAGACGATGAAATAACGCCAGAATATGTTATCCCAAATGCTTTTGATCCAAGAGTGGCTACTGTTGTTGCTGAAGAGGTTAAAAGAATTGCTAAAGAACAAAATATAACAAGATAA
- the efp gene encoding elongation factor P, producing the protein MKTAQELRAGSTVKIGNDPYVILKAEYNKSGRNAAVMKYKMKNLLNGNISDAIYKADDKMDDIRLDKVKAVYSYNDGDFYVFSNPETWDQIELKDEDLGDALNYLEEGMELEVVYYESTPVAVELPTFVERQVTYTEPGLRGDTSGKVMKPAKINTGFEIQVPLFVEQDEWIKIDTRSNEYVERIKK; encoded by the coding sequence ATGAAAACTGCTCAAGAATTAAGAGCTGGAAGTACAGTAAAGATTGGAAACGATCCTTACGTAATTTTAAAAGCAGAGTATAACAAATCAGGAAGAAACGCTGCTGTAATGAAGTACAAAATGAAAAACTTATTAAACGGAAATATATCAGATGCTATATATAAAGCTGATGATAAAATGGACGATATCAGACTTGATAAAGTTAAAGCTGTTTACTCATATAACGATGGAGATTTCTATGTATTCTCAAATCCTGAGACTTGGGATCAAATCGAGTTAAAAGATGAGGATTTAGGAGACGCTTTAAACTATTTAGAAGAAGGAATGGAATTAGAGGTAGTTTATTACGAATCAACTCCAGTTGCTGTTGAGTTACCAACTTTCGTTGAGAGACAAGTAACTTATACTGAGCCTGGATTAAGAGGAGATACTTCTGGAAAAGTAATGAAACCAGCTAAAATAAATACTGGATTCGAAATTCAAGTACCTTTATTCGTTGAGCAAGATGAGTGGATCAAGATTGATACAAGATCTAACGAATATGTAGAGAGAATTAAAAAGTAA
- the fabG gene encoding 3-oxoacyl-[acyl-carrier-protein] reductase, whose amino-acid sequence MNRIEGKIALVTGSARGIGRTIVEKLASEGAELVISCDMGEATFEQTNVRHEILNVTDRDAIKELVKKIKDEFGRIDILVNNAGITKDAPFVRMSEDAWDAVINVNLKGVFNMTQAVAPLMTKNKKGSIVTISSVVGLYGNIGQANYAATKGGVIAMTKTWAKELARKGAQVRANCVAPGFISTPMTDVLPEDVINGMLERTALGKLGMPEDIANTVLFLASDESSYITGQTIEVSGGLAL is encoded by the coding sequence ATGAATAGAATAGAAGGAAAAATTGCTTTAGTTACTGGAAGTGCTAGAGGAATTGGAAGAACTATAGTTGAGAAGTTAGCTTCTGAAGGTGCTGAATTAGTTATATCGTGTGATATGGGTGAAGCTACTTTTGAACAAACTAATGTTAGACATGAAATTTTAAATGTAACTGATAGAGATGCTATTAAAGAATTAGTAAAAAAAATAAAAGATGAATTTGGTAGAATCGATATTCTTGTTAACAATGCAGGTATTACTAAAGATGCACCATTTGTAAGAATGAGTGAAGATGCTTGGGATGCTGTAATTAACGTTAACTTAAAAGGAGTTTTCAATATGACTCAAGCTGTTGCTCCTTTAATGACTAAAAATAAAAAGGGCTCAATTGTTACTATATCATCTGTTGTAGGTTTATATGGGAACATTGGTCAAGCTAACTACGCTGCTACTAAAGGTGGAGTTATCGCAATGACTAAAACATGGGCTAAAGAATTAGCTAGAAAAGGTGCTCAAGTTAGAGCTAACTGTGTTGCTCCTGGATTTATCTCTACTCCAATGACTGATGTTTTACCAGAAGATGTTATCAATGGAATGCTTGAGAGAACAGCTTTAGGAAAATTAGGAATGCCTGAAGATATTGCTAATACTGTATTATTTTTAGCAAGTGATGAGTCTTCATACATTACTGGACAAACAATTGAAGTTAGTGGTGGATTAGCACTATAA
- a CDS encoding NADH:flavin oxidoreductase: MNLFTPLDIKNKRLKNRVVLPPLVRFSMVGKDGYVTEGLLEWYKDVAEGGTGLIIVEASCVAEDGKLRDNQIGIWDDSFIEGLSKVANIGKKYDVPMLIQIHHAGFKDEVARVSEEVLDKILDQFVEAFKRAKKAGFDGVEIHGAHTYLISQLNSRLWNIRDDKYGGSFEKRMYFTKTLVERTKELFDDNFILGYRMGGNEPELEDGIAIAKYLENIGVDLIHVSSGVPNPEKKQEVKIDIPKNFPFDWVIYLGVEIKKHVNIPVIGVRNIKSEEQASTLIENGMLDLVAIGRGMIARPNWVEFAKKEYYKRTGKMVK, from the coding sequence GTGAATTTATTTACTCCTTTAGATATAAAAAATAAGAGGTTAAAAAACAGAGTTGTTTTACCACCTCTAGTAAGATTTTCTATGGTAGGAAAAGATGGGTATGTAACGGAGGGTCTTTTAGAGTGGTATAAAGATGTTGCAGAAGGTGGTACAGGATTAATTATTGTTGAAGCCAGTTGTGTAGCAGAAGATGGAAAATTAAGAGATAACCAAATAGGAATATGGGATGATTCTTTTATTGAAGGATTGTCAAAAGTAGCTAATATTGGTAAAAAATATGATGTTCCAATGCTAATTCAAATTCATCACGCAGGATTTAAAGATGAAGTGGCAAGAGTTTCAGAAGAAGTTTTAGATAAAATTTTAGACCAATTCGTAGAAGCGTTTAAAAGAGCAAAAAAAGCAGGATTCGATGGAGTTGAAATACATGGAGCTCACACATACTTGATATCTCAATTAAACTCTAGATTGTGGAATATCAGAGATGATAAATATGGAGGATCTTTTGAAAAAAGAATGTATTTTACAAAAACTTTAGTTGAAAGAACAAAGGAGTTATTTGATGATAACTTTATATTAGGCTATAGAATGGGAGGAAATGAGCCTGAATTAGAAGATGGAATAGCAATAGCAAAATATTTAGAAAATATAGGAGTTGATTTAATCCACGTATCTTCAGGTGTTCCAAATCCAGAAAAAAAACAAGAAGTAAAAATAGATATTCCTAAAAATTTTCCATTTGATTGGGTGATTTATTTAGGAGTTGAAATAAAAAAGCATGTTAATATTCCTGTAATAGGTGTAAGAAATATTAAAAGTGAAGAACAAGCAAGTACGTTGATAGAAAATGGAATGTTAGATCTTGTAGCAATAGGTAGAGGAATGATAGCAAGACCTAATTGGGTAGAGTTTGCTAAAAAAGAGTATTATAAAAGAACAGGAAAAATGGTGAAGTAA
- the earP gene encoding elongation factor P maturation arginine rhamnosyltransferase EarP has product MIIKSLDIFCEIIDNFGDIGVVYRLAKELKTFYNDNVKIRVILNRVNEFVNMNKKAKDTDYQEIDGIIYMTNEYLAKNICTFSPANVIIEAFGCNILETYLEKAKLESSLLINLEYLSGEDWIEGIHLMESPLGAEKLKKFFFMPGFTEKSGGVIVDKLFLNRKKSVLENKKFYLEKYIPEIDESYFLGTIFSYEKNFLPLIDVLLENGKQNCLLILGEKSQMSINKIIENLNFTYSNEGIYKYKNILIKFMPFLEQEEYEELINLADYNFVRGEDSFVRALLTGKPFVWHIYLQDEMAHMDKIDGFIKRYDETLKSLELNKGLDIHTKLLRDYNLRDSNSLELGNEKFDDFFKEFENISKLSQSYSEYIELKCNLIDKLNEFILKY; this is encoded by the coding sequence ATGATTATAAAAAGTTTAGATATATTTTGTGAAATTATCGATAATTTTGGAGACATTGGAGTAGTGTATAGACTTGCAAAAGAGTTAAAAACTTTTTATAATGATAATGTTAAAATAAGAGTTATTTTAAATAGAGTAAATGAATTTGTGAATATGAATAAAAAAGCGAAAGATACAGACTATCAAGAGATAGATGGAATTATTTATATGACAAATGAATATTTAGCTAAAAATATATGTACATTTTCTCCTGCAAATGTTATAATAGAGGCCTTTGGATGTAACATTTTAGAGACGTATTTGGAAAAAGCTAAACTAGAATCATCGCTATTAATAAATCTGGAGTATTTGTCTGGGGAAGATTGGATAGAAGGGATACACCTTATGGAGTCACCTCTTGGAGCTGAAAAATTAAAGAAATTTTTCTTTATGCCAGGATTTACAGAAAAAAGTGGTGGAGTAATAGTAGATAAGTTGTTTTTAAATAGAAAAAAAAGTGTTTTAGAAAATAAAAAGTTTTATTTAGAGAAATATATACCCGAAATAGATGAAAGTTATTTTTTGGGAACGATATTTAGTTATGAAAAAAACTTTTTACCATTAATAGATGTCTTGTTAGAAAATGGTAAGCAAAATTGCTTATTAATACTTGGTGAAAAATCTCAAATGAGTATAAATAAGATAATTGAAAATTTAAATTTCACTTATTCAAATGAAGGAATTTATAAATATAAAAACATTCTAATTAAATTTATGCCATTTTTAGAACAAGAGGAATATGAAGAATTGATAAATTTAGCAGATTATAATTTTGTTAGAGGAGAGGATTCTTTTGTAAGAGCTTTACTAACGGGAAAACCCTTTGTATGGCACATATATTTACAAGATGAAATGGCTCATATGGATAAGATTGATGGTTTTATAAAAAGATATGATGAAACTTTAAAAAGTTTAGAATTAAATAAAGGATTAGATATTCACACAAAGCTATTAAGAGATTATAATTTAAGAGATAGTAACTCTTTAGAGTTGGGAAATGAAAAATTTGATGATTTTTTTAAAGAGTTTGAAAATATTTCAAAACTTTCTCAAAGCTACTCAGAGTACATTGAATTAAAATGTAATCTTATAGATAAATTAAATGAATTTATTTTAAAATATTAG